The following are encoded together in the Culex pipiens pallens isolate TS chromosome 1, TS_CPP_V2, whole genome shotgun sequence genome:
- the LOC120420407 gene encoding irregular chiasm C-roughest protein-like, with the protein MTTVRNLILVALLTMIPAGRGAKVVHTGVQRFAMEPQDQTAIVGSKVTLPCRVESKVGQLQWTKDDFGLGWHRNLSGFDRYSMIGSDEEGDYSLEIYPVMLDDEARYQCQVSPGKDGTPGIRSRFASITILVPPEPPKIIQGDFLVTTEDREIELECVSVGGKPAAEITWIDGLGNVMTKGIEYVKEPLTDTGRYTAKSILKLTPKKEHHNTSFTCQAQNTADRTYRSVKLKLEVKYAPKVSVSVIGGALAGGRIPEGAEVRLSCHADSNPNDVSYKWYINDELVVGDYTTEMIIHNVSKKFHDAVVKCEVHNAVGKSEESEILDISYGPTFRSRPKSVEADQDRPVTLSCDVDGNPQPEVIWIHEESNRVVSTTTNITIVASRETAGNYFCKASVMGFPEIETVASVYLKGPPQIRSQRAQYGAVNDNSQIQCEAISVPKAKQIIWTYNGLEITNENDYTILENHQPEGVRSTLIINNSQKQHFGVYNCTVINEYGMDSIEIDFKVSKDTILLPVIIFGSIGGFILVIIMIIIAMCFCVKKSKKKLPPADVIPEQHYITEKACKESDRSSNVSDLKIDRDHEYSETCSGTDSIATRLAMNILGSSSGGSNNSGGNNGSGGGGGVPLAGPVRIPSDYRYSGDFTDGLGTLQSKIGQSNGGYVPYVDYAHDYNMPLHVNTSSQSHHQMPNGNLSLTRNRLELRQDNGLPSIGNGMGSLSNSLMNTSLMTAPSIDPRYSATYGNPYLRSSTAQLPPLPPPSTANPAVTPAPPPYSAGRGQQNSLLSMGVNLGVGNGPLLNNGGSIVGITSGLTSPESIRSSSTAAANSSMDQTSQQSSQPTPTLPTQSGASPGPGQFILPANGDLRKGALATHV; encoded by the exons ATGACGACGGTACGAAACCTCATACTAGTCGCACTGCTGACCATGATCCCCGCTGGACGGGGTGCCAAGGTGGTCCACACCGGAGTGCAACGATTCGCAATGGAACCACAGGATCAAACGGCGATCGTCGGGTCCAAGGTGACCCTGCCCTGCCGGGTCGAGTCCAAGGTCGGTCAGCTGCAGTGGACCAAGGATGACTTTGGGCTCGGCTGGCACCGCAACCTGAGCGGCTTCGACCGATACTCCATGATCGGTAGCGACGAGGAGGGCGACTACTCGCTCGAGATCTACCCGGTGATGCTGGACGACGAGGCGCGCTACCAGTGCCAAGTGAGTCCCGGAAAAGATG GAACCCCCGGAATACGATCGCGTTTCGCTTCGATCACGATTTTGGTTCCTCCGGAACCCCCAAAGATCATCCAGGGAGATTTCCTGGTAACGACCGAGGATCGCGAAATCGAACTCGAGTGTGTCTCGGTCGGAGGCAAACCAGCTGCCGAG ATCACCTGGATCGACGGTCTGGGTAACGTCATGACCAAGGGAATCGAGTACGTCAAGGAACCCTTGACCGATACCGGCCGTTACACGGCTAAATCGATCCTGAAGCTGACCCCCAAGAAGGAGCATCACAACACTTCGTTCACTTGCCAGGCCCAGAACACGGCCGATCGGACGTACCGATCGGTGAAGCTAAAGCTCGAGGTCAAGTACGCGCCCAAGGTTAGCGTTTCCGTCATTGGCGGAGCGCTGGCCGGTGGTCGGATACCGGAGGGGGCCGAAGTGCGCCTGTCCTGCCACGCCGACTCCAACCCGAACGACGTAAGCTACAAGTGGTACATCAACGACGAGCTGGTCGTTGGAGACTACACTACGGAAATG ATCATTCACAACGTGTCGAAAAAGTTTCACGACGCGGTCGTAAAGTGCGAAGTTCACAACGCCGTTGGCAAAAGCGAGGAGAGCGAAATCCTCGACATCAGCTACGGCCCCACGTTCCGATCGCGACCAAAGTCTGTTGAAGCCGATCAGGACCGACCGGTTACTCTTTCCTGTGACGTCGATGGAAATCCCCAGCCGGAAGTCATCTGGATCCACGAAGAATCTAACAGAGTGGTTTCGACGACCACCAACATCACAATCGTTGCGTCACGAGAAACCGCCGGAAACTACTTCTGTAAAGCTAGCGTGATGGGATTCCCGGAGATCGAAACCGTAGCGTCGGTTTACCTCAAGGGTCCGCCCCAGATCCGATCGCAACGGGCGCAGTACGGTGCCGTCAACGACAACTCCCAAATTCAGTGCGAAGCAATCTCCGTGCCGAAAGCCAAGCAAATCATCTGGACTTACAACGGGCTGGAAATCACCAACGAAAACGACTACACGATCCTCGAAAACCACCAACCGGAGGGCGTACGATCGACGCTTATCATCAACAACAGCCAGAAACAGCACTTTGGCGTGTACAACTGCACCGTGATCAACGAGTACGGCATGGACTCGATCGAGATCGACTTCAAAGTTAGCAAAG ACACAATCCTACTGCCCGTGATCATCTTCGGCTCAATCGGAGGCTTCATTCTGGTGATCATCATGATCATCATAGCGATGTGCTTCTGTGTCAAGAAGAGCAAAAAGAAGCTACCGCCGGCGGATGTAATTCCTGAG CAACACTACATCACCGAGAAGGCGTGCAAGGAGAGCGATCGGTCGTCGAACGTGAGCGACCTGAAGATCGACCGCGACCACGAGTACTCGGAGACGTGCTCGGGCACGGACAGCATCGCGACGCGGCTCGCGATGAACATCCTGGGGTCGTCCAGCGGGGGAAGCAACAACAGTGGCGGCAACAATGGTTCCGGCGGCGGCGGAGGGGTTCCGCTGGCGGGACCGGTGCGGATTCCGAGTGATTATcg CTACTCCGGCGACTTCACGGACGGTCTCGGCACGCTCCAGTCCAAGATCGGCCAGAGCAATGGCGGCTACGTGCCGTACGTTGACTACGCGCACGACTACAACATGCCGCTGCACGTAAACACCAGCAGCCAGAGTCACCACCAGATGCCAAACGGGAACCTCAGCCTGACCCGGAACCGGCTTGAGCTGCGGCAGGACAACGGACTGCCTAGCATCGGCAACGGTATGGGCTCGCTGTCCAACAGTCTAATGA atACTTCCCTGATGACTGCGCCGAGCATAGATCCGCGGTACAGCGCAACGTACGGCAATCCGTACCTGCGGAGTAGCACGGCCCAGCTGCCGCCACTTCCACCGCCGAGTACGGCCAATCCGGCGGTCACTCCGGCCCCGCCACCGTACAGTGCCGGTCGCGGGCAGCAGAACTCGCTGCTCTCGATGGGTGTCAATCTGGGCGTCGGCAACGGCCCGTTACTTAACAACGGTGGCAGCATAGTCGGCATCACGTCCGGCCTGACGAGTCCCGAGTCAATTCGGTCTTCGTCTACAGCGGCGGCCAACTCCAGCATGGATCAGACCTCCCAGCAGAGCAGCCAACCAACGCCGACACTGCCCACGCAGTCCGGAGCGAGTCCCGGCCCGGGGCAGTTTATTCTTCCAGCTAACGGGGATCTGCGGAAGGGTGCCCTGGCGACCCACGTTTAG